The following are encoded in a window of Carassius auratus strain Wakin unplaced genomic scaffold, ASM336829v1 scaf_tig00217011, whole genome shotgun sequence genomic DNA:
- the LOC113099685 gene encoding E3 ubiquitin-protein ligase TRIM39-like — protein MAESSLTARKTRRHSFDNYPPSMSSSMSSLSEEIQCSVCLDVFTDPVSTPCGHNFCKICLNKCWDNSQTYSCPYCKETFKQRPDLKINTTLRELVDHCKKKSPEETTEVLCDFCEERKLKALKSCLVCQSSYCETHLEPHLRVAGLKKHKLMDPVSNLEDYICQKHERPLDLFCRDDQTCVCSICSVKDHKNHNTVPIEEESQEKKTELMKTQKDVQLMIQNRIKKIQEIKHSAEVRKRNTEKEKAVRVELFTDLIRSIERHQTELLEMMEEQQKAAEKQEQELIEELEQEITELKMRNTELEQLSHTEDHLHLLQIHSSLCSSRNTRNWPEISMKTHESLETLRRALTQLKDTIDEKLTLTVSTELKWMQQYAVDVTLDPDTAHPNLILSDDGKQVTDGDITQKLPDKPERFDTCPCVLGKEGFSSGRFYFEVQVKGKTKWDLGVVRESINRKGDIILRPRDGYWTVILLNGDEYKACAGPSVSLSLRVKPQRVGVFVDYEEGLVSFYDVESSSHIYSFTAQSFTEKLYPFFGPSLNYGGKNSSPLIITPVSYNK, from the exons ATGGCAGAATCTTCACTAACAGCAAGAAAAACCAGGAGACATAGTTTTGACAATTATCCTCCAT CAATGTCATCCTCCATGAGTTCACTGTCTGAGGAGATTCAGTGCTCTGTAtgtctggatgtgttcactgatccagtctcgactccatgtggacacaacttctgcaagatctgtctgaataagtgctgggacaacagccagacctacagctgtccatactgtaaagaaacattcaagcaaagacctgatctcaagattAATACCACACTCCGAGAGCTCGTAGATCACTGTAAGAAGAAAAGTCCTGAGGAAACAACTGAAGTTCTGTGTGACTTCTGTGAGGAAAGAAAGCTGAAAGCGCTGAAGTCGTGTCTGGTGTGTCAGAGCTCTTACTGTGAAACTCACCTGGAGCCTCATTTGAGAGTGGCAGGTttaaagaaacacaaactgatggatcctgtgagtaatctggaggactatatatgtcagaaacacgagagacctctggatctgttctgtagagatgatcagacatgtgtgtgttcaATCTGCTCTGTGAAAGACCACAAGAACCACAACACTGTTCCTATAGAAGAGGAGAGTCAAGAGAAGAAG actgaactgatgaagacacagaaagacgtGCAGCTGATGATCCAGAACAGAATCAAGAAGATTCAAGAAATAAAACACTCAGCAGAAgtcagaaaa agaaacacagagaaggagaaagcagTCCGTGTGGAGCTCTTCACTgatctcatccgctccattgagagacatcagactgaactgctggagatgatggaggagcagcagaaagcagcagagaaacaggagcaagagctgattgaagagctggagcaggagatcactgagctaaagatgagaaacactgagctggagcagctctcacacactgaagatcacctccacctcctacag attcactcatccctgtgcagctctagaaacaccaggaactggcctgagatcagtatgaagactcatgagagtctggagactctgaggagagctctgactcaactgaaggacactatagatgagaaactcacactaactg tctctacTGAGCTGAAGTGGATGCAGCAGTATGCAG tggatgtgactctggatcctgaTACAGCTCATCCTAATCTCATTCTGTctgatgatggaaaacaagtgaCAGATGGAGACATTACACAGAAACTCCCAGACAAACCAGAGAGATTTGATACATGTCCCTGTGTCTTGGGAAAGGAGGGATTCTCCTcagggagattttattttgaggtgcaggtgaaggGAAAGACTAAATGGGATTTAGGAGTGGTCAGAGAATCCATTAACAGGAAGGGAGACATCATACTGAGACCCAGAGATGGATACTGGACTGTGATTCTGTTGAATGGAGATGAATATAAAGCCTGTGCTGgtccttctgtctctctgtctctgagagtgaagccgcagcgggtcggtgtgtttgtggattatgaggagGGTCTGGTCTCCTTTTATGATGTGGAGTCCAGCTCTCATATCTACTCTTTCACTGCTCAGTCTTTCACTGAAAAACTCTATCCATTTTTTGGACCATCCTTAAACTATGGAGGTAAAAACTCAAGTCCACTGATCATCACACctgtcagttataataaatga